AAAGCAGAAGTCCGTCAAGTGACACTCGAAGCACCGATTACGGAAGAACAAATCCGTGAGCTTCGTGTCGGTGATGTTGTCACCATCAATGGCATGATGCATACGGGCCGTGACGCAATCCATAAATATTTAACAGATCATGACGCACCAGTTGATTTGAACGGTCAGATCATCTACCATTGCGGTCCGGTAATGGCGAAGGATGAAGAAGGAAACTGGGTCGTAAAAGCTGCTGGTCCTACGACATCTATTCGTGAAGAGCCGTATCAAGGTGACATCATGAAAAAGTTTGGTATTCGTGCGGTTATCGGTAAAGGCGGAATGGGCAAAAAGACTCTTCAGGCGCTTGGCGATCATGGCGGTGTTTATTTGAATGCCATCGGCGGAGCTGCCCAATACTATGCGGAATGCATGCAGAAGGTAGAAGGCGTAGACCTGATGGAATTCGGTATTCCAGAAGCAATGTGGCACATTAACGTTAAAGGTTTCACAGCGGTTGTTACAATGGATTCTCATGGAAACAGCCTTCATCAAGATGTGGAAAGCTCTTCTCTTGAGAAGCTTTCACAATTTAAGGAACCTGTATTCAAATAAGGTAAGATTGAAGCCGCCTCTCAGGAGCGGCTTTTTTTATTTGGCTGTTTTCGCAACCTTTGTTTGTTGCTATTGAAAGTGGTTGATCTCCGTTTCAGGCTGCTCGCTTTCCGCGGGGCGAGCGCTGAGCCACTCGGCGCAAGCGCCTGCGTGTCTCATCTGCCACGCTTCCCCGCAGGAGTCTCGCACCTTACACTCCAATCAACTTGCCAATGAAGATTCTTTGCAAAAATGTTCCCTAAGTAACAATCTTTTAGAAAGGCTGTTTCGTAACCATTGTTGCTCCTTAGGAGTGGTTGATTTTCGTTTCAGGCTACTCGCTTTCCGCGGGGCGTGCGTTAAGCCCCACGGCGCAAGCGCCTTTGGGTCTTACCTGTCACGCTACCCCCGCAGGAGTCTCGCACCTTACACTCCAATCAACTTGCCAATGAAGATTCTTTGCAAAAATGTTCCCTAAGCAACAATCTTTTAGAAAGGCTGTTTCGTAACCATTGTTGCTCCTTAGGAGTGGTTGATTTTCGTTTCAGGCTACTCGCTTTCCGCGGGGCGTGCGTTAAGCCCCACGGCGCAAGCGCCTTTGGGTCTTACCTGTCACGCTACCCCCGCAGGAGTCTCGCACCTTGCACTCCAATCAACTGATCAATGAATGTTTTTCACAAAATGTTCCCTAAGCAACAATCTTTTTTTATTTTTAATTTGATTGCGCATTCGACAAATTCAACGTGGCTAAATGCGTCGAATGATGTCGCGTATAAACGGTTCGAGAATAAAAGGATGTGTTAGTCTTTTTCGAGAATAAACAAGCTCATTTCGAGAATGAAAACGGTCCTAACAAGTGTTTTTACTAGCCAACATGGCAGATACTCCCTTGTATGCTTTTAAATCAGAAAAAGAAAACTAATAGTACATGATATAAAAAGCATGGAGAGGAGTGAACGGACATGAAAAAATGGGGAATTCATTTAATAATTGCCGCTGTTTTTCTCATGATCGCCAGCAATACAGCACAAGCTGCACATGGGGATTCTTCTAATACACGGTACGAATGGTATTTCCAGAAGAGAGGAAATGAAGTACCGCCGACGACGGATCAACGCTATGTGCTGCTGTTGAAAAGATATGATGGCATGTATATTGGTGATCCCAATCGAAAAGAAATTTATCTCACATTTGATAACGGATACGAGAACGGCTACACAGACGATGTCCTCGACACGCTAAAGAGCAGAAAAGTTCCGGCGGCATTCTTTGTTACCGGACATTTTATTAACACTCACCCTGATCTGATTAAACGAATGGCAAATGAAGGCCATATTGTCGGAAACCATACCAATCATCATCCGGATATGACGACAATCAGCGGGCAGCGTATGGAAGAAGAATTGACAGCGGTTAAGGATAAATACACAAAGCTAACTGGAAAAAAGATATGCATTATCTTCGTCCGCCAAGAGGTGTATTCAGTGAGCGTTCAATCGCTCTATCCAAACAATTGGGATATACGCATGTGTTTTGGTCGCTCGCGTTTGTTGATTGGGATGTTAACCGCCAGCAAGGATGGCAATACTCCTATAACCACATCATGAAACAAATTCACCCTGGTTGTATTCTTTTGCTGCACACTGTTTCAAGAGACAATGCTGAAGCTCTCGGAAAAGCGATAGATGATCTTAAGAAGCGGGGATACACTTTCAGGAGCCTGGATGATCTGGCTTCAAAAAACAAGTTGGATAAACCTTTGAAGCAAACACCTAAAAAGCCTTGATCAAGGCTTTTTTTCATCTGTTTGGACATGTTAGTGGGAACAAGGTGTAAACAATGCTATAATGGATCGAAAAAATTATTTTGAGAGAAGTGAATGGCTATGGCAAAAGAAACAGCCAACCACAAACAAAAAACAGCATTAAATAAAGGGCAAACCATCTCACTCAAAATTAAACGCCTCGGCATTAATGGTGAGGGAGTTGGTTTTTATAAACGCACGGTTGTTTTTGTTCCAGGTGCTCTTCCTGGGGAAGAAATAACCGCGCAGATTGAAAATGTTTATCCCAATCGGGCGGAAGCAAAAGTAAAAAGCATCCGCAAAAAATCAAAAGACCGGGTTGATCCGCCTTGTCCGATTTATGAACAATGCGGCGGCTGCCAGCTTCAGCATCTCAGCTATGCAGGACAGCTGAGAGAGAAGCAGGATGTAGTCCGTCAGGCCTTTGAGCGCTATACGAAAATAAAACCGGAAGATCTGCCGCTTAAATCAACCATTGGCATGGAACACCCTTGGGAATACCGCAACAAGAGCCAGCTTCAAGCAGCTAAAGATAAAGACAAGGTCATCGCGGGGCTCTATGGACTAAATTCTCATCACATTATCGATCTAGATCAGTGCATGGTACAGCATCCCGAGACGGTTCGCGTAACCAATGCTGTGAAAAAAATTCTGGAGGATCTGAACATCTCCATTTATCATGAGAAAAAACGCACGGGGATCATCAGAACGATCGTCGTAAGGACAGGCTTTGAAACAGGGGAAACACAGCTGGTCTTAGTAACGGCTCAAAAAAAGATTCCTCGTAAAGAACTGCTTGTGTCAGAAATCAAGAAACGGATTCCGAATATTACTTCCATCGTTCAAAACGTGAATGATAAGAAAACATCCATCATTTTCGGCGATCAAACGATTTCATTGGAAGGACCGGAAACCATCGGTGAACAATTAGGTGAATTGTCATTTGATCTGTCGGCTCGTGCATTCTTTCAGCTGAATCCTAAGCAAACGGTAAAATTGTATGATGAGGCGAAGAAAGCTGCGAAACTGACTGGTACAGAAAAAATTGTGGACGCGTATTGCGGAGCTGGAACGATCGGGCTCTGGCTTGCTCCAGATGCGCGTGAAGTCAGAGGGATGGACGTCATCGATGAGTCGATACGAAATGCAAAAGAAAACGCGAAAAGGCATGGATTTTCGAACACACATTATGAGACGGGCAAAGCAGAGGAAATTCTTCCGATGTGGCTGAAAGAAGGATGGCAGCCGGACGTTATTGTGGTTGATCCTCCTAGAACGGGCTGTGATCAGGCCTTCTTAAAAACAGTAGGGAAGATTAAGCCGAAGAGAATGGTTTATGTTTCATGCAACCCATCCACCTTGGCAAAAGATGTCCACATGTTGATAAGTGAAGGGTTTAAAGTTGAAAGCCTGACACCTGTGGATATGTTTCCTCATACGGCTCATGTCGAAGTGGTTTGTTCACTTGTCTGGGAGAAATAAAAGAGAAAGGGAGTCA
This genomic stretch from Fictibacillus marinisediminis harbors:
- the rlmD gene encoding 23S rRNA (uracil(1939)-C(5))-methyltransferase RlmD, with the protein product MAKETANHKQKTALNKGQTISLKIKRLGINGEGVGFYKRTVVFVPGALPGEEITAQIENVYPNRAEAKVKSIRKKSKDRVDPPCPIYEQCGGCQLQHLSYAGQLREKQDVVRQAFERYTKIKPEDLPLKSTIGMEHPWEYRNKSQLQAAKDKDKVIAGLYGLNSHHIIDLDQCMVQHPETVRVTNAVKKILEDLNISIYHEKKRTGIIRTIVVRTGFETGETQLVLVTAQKKIPRKELLVSEIKKRIPNITSIVQNVNDKKTSIIFGDQTISLEGPETIGEQLGELSFDLSARAFFQLNPKQTVKLYDEAKKAAKLTGTEKIVDAYCGAGTIGLWLAPDAREVRGMDVIDESIRNAKENAKRHGFSNTHYETGKAEEILPMWLKEGWQPDVIVVDPPRTGCDQAFLKTVGKIKPKRMVYVSCNPSTLAKDVHMLISEGFKVESLTPVDMFPHTAHVEVVCSLVWEK